The Candidatus Acidiferrales bacterium genomic interval TCTGGATTCGATAAACGTGGAAATCTGCAGCGACCTGGGGGTCGAAACTAAATCTATCGGAGATCTGTGCCATCTTGTGAACCAACTTAACGAGAACAGCAGGACCTTTGTCTTCACTATTTCAATCGGCGAGGGTTGTGGGTTAATAGTGAAGCGTCTATACCTGAATTCTGTACTTGAGACAATTGATCCTGACGAGTTGGAACTTAAGACGATGTCAACTTTCATTCGGGCCCAAAGTCTCACAGAAATGGTTTCATGAGATGTCTCCATCCCATCTGCATTGGAGTCCCTCCACCATTTCGGGGATTAAACTGGCCGATGATCCATTTAGCAAGTACTCTCCATCACCATCTGTTAACGGTGGCCCCAGTTGGTGGGGGAGTGAAACCAATTTCAAAAGGCCGCCATCAATCATGGAGTTACATGAAACATTTAGTTATCAATCGTTATTTAGTCGACACAGTAGTTAAACCGGAACACCCAGCAGCTTTAGAAATGAAATTATTATTAGAAGACATGGCAAAAGAATATGGCGGAGAAGCTAAGAACTTTGAGATAATGAAACCCGGCGTTGCCAGCGTCGGAATCTCGACTGATGAAGCGTTGCAAAAGATCCAGGAAGAGTTCAAAGCAATGCCCAATGTTGACGTTTCCATTGTAAGTCACGCTCAAATACAGCTGGAGCGGAACCGGGAACGTCAGCGAATGGTAGATGCGAAACGTGCCACGAAAGCGGCACATAAGAAACCTGAAGAGGTTGGAAAGAAGTAACAGGTTGCCCAATCACCACCCGCTGGAAACGGCGGGTGGCCTCGGGGCGATCTTCGAGAGAAAAAAACATGAAGTCAAACTTTAAAAACAGAGCAATACAACCCAAGACACTACCAGCTGCTGTGGTATCAAAGGCCAAATCAAAACAAAGCAGCGAAAACAAAGAGGTAACAATGAAAAAAGCTAAGAAATCCAAAGGGAGACATTCTCCCGACACCAGCCTAACCCGAATCGAGCAATTCTTTAAGGCTCACGATCAAGCAATGATTCCTGATGGAAAAGATGCCTTCAAGGTCGAAGACATCATCGAGGGCGAGGCAAAACTTAATTTCTATTTCAAGGACATCCTTAAGCAGAGATCGGTTCTAGTGATAGTTAAGAGCGACCAAGTTCACGCTGACAATGTACATATGGATTTGTTCCATCTTGTTAATCATTTTAACGAGTCGTCAATCCCGTTGAAATTCACTATCAACGGATCAAACGGATCATTGCAACTCATGCGGCTCTATCCTTACGGGGATGTTAATTCTATGGACATCCATGAGATGGTCTTCCCGATGGCCCAAATCTACGAGGAAGCCGAAGCCTTGGTGGACAAAGTCGCGAACGGCTTGTCGGTAGAAGAAACGCTACGCTCAGCCACGAATGAAGCACATGACGAACAAGGATAGTAATCTAATTAAGTAGCCTGACGCCTGATCCGGCGACTGCAGCGTCGGGTCTGCTAGGCTAAGAGAAATTTATCGTGGTACAGGGAGTAACGAAACAAGTTTTGTGCGTATCTGATGTAGCACAATTCTTGGGTGTACCTGAAGCCGATGTGCTCGAACTAATCAAAAAGAAGTTGATACCTTTTGTGCAAATCGGCGAAACATATCGATTTTATATGCCTGCCCTCCATGATTGGTTGATGGCAAAACCTTACCCTATAAATGATTCCATGATCAAAACCGCCATATCGGATATGCAATTCAAGAATTTCGCGGACAAATATTTGGAATTTGTTAAGGAGAACCGAGCTCCCAAGACTCTTGAGAATGCCGAGCGGGTAATAAGATTGGCGACTGAATTGTTCGGCGAAATAATTTTGGAGAAGATTTCATTAGAACACCTCCGCAGATATGTTGAAGAACGGAGAAAAAATGTGAGCACCGCGACTCTCAGTATCGATGTCCGAACATTGAAGGCCGCCATGCAACTGGCGGTAGAATGGGAATATCTTCAAGAGAATCCTTTCAAAAAGTTCAAGAACATTCGTCAGGAGCGGAGGGCTGTGAAATTCTTGAGCAGAGCTGATATGGATAAACTTCTCAGCGCAGTTCGGGAAGAATATCTCAAGAGGCTTTTCATCTTTGCTGTATTGACTTGCATGAGACGAGGAGAGATTGTCTTTTTGAGATGGGACGACGTTAATTTCGAACTGAGATTAATTAACATTCATCCTGCCGACGATCATCGGACAAAATTCAACAAGGAACGGTCAATCCCTATTTCTCCCCAAATTGAAGAGCTTCTGAAGTCCATTGAACATCGTGGACATTACGTGTTTGTGAATAACAAGGGCGAAAGGCTTCTGGAGGATTTCGTCACGAAAAGATTCAAAGCCTACTGCCGTGAAATTGGATTAGACGAATCCATTCACTTTCACTCTTTGCGAAAAACCGGCGCAAGTTGGTCGGCAGCAAATGGTGCCACACCTTTAGCAATCCGAGAATTGTTGGGGCACAGCTCAGTCAAAACGACCGAGATTTACTTGGGCGTCCCCTCTGATTCCGTTCGGGACGCTGTTGAAAGAATAAAGTTTAACACACCTGCCGAATAGCATTCTGTCAATCAAATATTCAAATCTAACTTTTCGACAACATCGTGCATCTCAGAATTCTGCAAGTGGGCATATACTTCAGTGACCCGAGGCGAACTGTGTCCCAGCAACCTTTGCACCTGATATAACGAAACTCCTTTCTTTACGAGAAGACTTGCAAAGGTATGCCTGAGCGTGTGAAAGTGAACACCGGCCTTCATCTTCGCAACTCTTGCTGCCATTCTAAATGAACGACTGACATGATTATCCTGAGCGTGTCCTCCCCTTTTTCCTTTGAATACTAAACCTTCCCGATCTCTCTTATGCTCCAACATTCTGATAACAGTTTCGTTTAGAGGTACAACTCGCACTTTTCCTGATTTTATATGATACACGGCACTGCTTCTTATGAGAACAGTCTTTCGGGCAAAATCCAGATCGTCCCACATAACGTTCAAGACTTCTCCCAGCCTTGCACCGGTCATTGCCGCGAAGATTACAATTTCCTTTAACCATTTATCATTTATGCAATCAATTAGTTTCTTCAATTCATCTTCTGTCAGATATACAGGAATCTTCTCTTGGATCCTCATTTCCTTCACGCCGTCGCAGGGATTTTCGCCTATGATTTTCCATCGCTTGAGGATGTTGAAGAATGCTTTGATTGTTCTCACGGCTTGATTAACAGTTTCAGCCTTTACTTCCTTTATCCTTTCGACCTTGTACTTTTCGATGAGCATATGAGTTACTCGGTTTACCGGAAGATCTCCAATGATTCGGATAAGGCTTTTTATTGTGAAGTCATATATTTCTGAAGTACTTTTGGACAGGTTCGCCTTCACGAAAGGTTCAACCTCAACAAAGCACTCTGAGATAAGCTTCCCGTCTGGCTTGGTTTGCTTCAGGAAAACCTCGTAAGCCTGGGATTGAATTCTTGTTCCGGTGGTTCTCCAGACCCTTTTTCCGTTGACGGTGCTGACAATGTGGTAGATTCCCGTTTTCGCGCGGATGAGAGTTGGCATGATCGCTCCTGTTCTTTTAGGCGATGTACCATCTTGTTCGGCAGGAGTTAGATAATACTGGCAGGTGTCGGAGCCAAAAGATGCGGGATTCTAATTATTTGAAGGGATTTCTGTTGTTCCCGTCCAAGTGACAGGCAGGCGCTCTAACCAAACTGAGCTACAACCCCATTGGGACAACTAATTTAATCGCCCGCGTACGAATTATCAAGCTCATAAATCCCGGTTCAAAATCAGGACAGATCTATCTTCAACGCCTTCATGCCAAAAGTGTAAGCTAAGAGGGCACAGGCCGCGGCAATCAATCCCAAAACCCAAACCCTTGACAAATCTACATGGAAATTTCCCCGTGAAGCGAAATAGAGAAATGTCTGATTGAACACAATCGAGCTCAATATGGTCATCATCCCGAGTGAAACGAGGAGTGAAACTGTTGCGCCGTGTGAGGATGAGATCCGAACGGCATCCGTTTCCTTATAATCCACAAATACCCCGCCGAATATCATTACCACGGACGGAAAAATTATTCCTCCAAACAACCCGTACAATGTGCTGAGTGGGATAAGCTGGCGGAAATTTTCGAACGGCGACGGCGACGCGTAACCGAGAACGGCGCCAATCAATGTCGAAATGATGATGCTCGGCAAAAGTTTGGAACAAAAAACCCGTCTTAAGTTTACCGGAGAGGATCGAAGAAGCCACATGCTTTCGCCTTCAAGGCTGAGCATTGGATATACAAATCTAACGGCGAGCGAGACGATAAGGAAACTATTGAATGCAAATATCAACGTAAACGCCGAAGTGACGATGAAATTATCCGGCAAAAAGATCCTCATTGCAAATAGATTGAAGAGAAATATACCTATCAGGATGATCAGCACTGTAAAATGAAATGTCTGGCTCGGTTCGCGGAGAAAGAGCAGCATGTCTTTACGAAGGAGCGAAATTGATCTGCAATTCCTTCCACCGTCGGCCGACGCGGCTGATTTTCTCACTTTTCTCTCGAAAAGCTTGTGACGCGCAATCCAGAACGCATCCTGATAATACTTATCCGCCAACTTGATCATTAAAACGAATAGACCGGCCGCTATGGCGCATACGATCAAAGCCGACGCCGCAGCTCCTATGAAATTCTTCGTGGTTGCGAAGTAGAAAAAATTTGCGGCCCAAAAACTCGGCGCAAAATAATCCGACTTCGGATCGAGCGATCCCAAATACCTATCGATGTGCGGATAATATTTCATCACGTCGGTGAATAGTTTGAACGGGTTATTCAGGCGAATGTACAAATAGGTGCCGCCCGCATAAAGCGCCGTCACCACAAGCACCGCTGCCCTGACCGAAATTTTTCTGGAAAATTTTAAAACGACCAGTAAGATGATCGAACCGATACACGCGGCCGAGAGTATCAACGGGAAGACTGCAAGAATTATTCCCAGTATTGCCACCAGACCGTTATGAAAATATCCCGCATAGCCTGCGACGGCGGAAATAATAAGTATCGACATGAGCGCGGAGCTATACAGAAATGAATCGAGAAACTTCGAGACGAAAATCTGCACGGGCTCAATTGGAAGCGTATGAAGGAACTCCGCTTCCTTATTTCTAAATATCGTCGCGAAGGCAACGAGAATATTAGCCACGCTGATGATGGCAAAAAAAACAAATAAGCTTAACGCAAGTAATCTGTGATAAAGAAATAGCCCGAGCTTAGCTTCCTTTATGACATATCCCGTGGCAAATTTCACGACTGCAAAAGTAAAATAAGCGAAGATCGAAAAAGTTATCACTGAAAATATCGACCTGAGCAGATGGTGGCTTATCCGCTCGCCGCCCTCGAGATAAAGGAGACGCAGTTTTGTCTTTACGAGTTCTTTCAGCATTTTTTTACGAAGTCAGCTCGATGTACCTTTTCTCGAGATGCTCTGTGCCGTTGCCCGAGAATTCCTGCATAGACCCCTCAAACACGAGCCTGCCTTTGTGAATAATTCCGACTCTGGTGCAAATATCTTTCGCGAGCGACAGCTGATGAGTCGTTACAAATACGGCAGCACCATTCTGCGCTGCGAGTCTGGTCTGCGCTTTAAATGTCTCTGCTCCCCGTGGATCTAGTCCGACCATCGGTTCGTCAATAACTATGAGTTTAGGCCTGTGCATCATGGCTGCCGCCAGTATAAGCCGCTGCCTCATTCCCTGTGAATAGTCTTCAATTCTCTTGTTCAGCCATGGCAGCACCTCGAAGATCTCGGAAACCCCTTTGACGCTTTTCATGGCATCTTCTTTTTCCATCCCATACAACCGCGCGACGAACAAAAGAAACTCCTGTCCGCTCAACTTCTCGTAAAGGAACGGCTGATCGGGAACATAGGAAAGATATTTCTTCGCTTCTCGCGGGAATTTATGCGCGTCGATGTCGTTTATTCTTACGATGCCCGAGGTCGGCTTGAGGAGTGTTGCAATCACTTTTATTGTCGTCGTTTTTCCTGCCCCGTTCGGACCGAGAAAACCGTATATTTCACCCGGTTCAATATTAAGAGAAAGATTTTCGACTGCAGTGAACGAGCCGAATTTCTTTGATAACGAATTCAGTTCAAGCATGCGATGAATTTCTCATTTCACTTTTGTTTAAACACGACCCTTATCGGCACGCCCTCGAACGCGATTCTCTCTCTGATCTTGTTTTCCAGGAATCTTCTGTAGGTTGTCGATACCTCTTCGGGCAAGTTCGTGAAGAACGCGAAGGTCGGGATTTTGCTTTCAACCTGCGTGACATACTTTATCTTTATCTCTCTGCCGGTTTTCGAGAATGGCGGCGTCCTTCCGATTAACGGTAATAAATAGTCGTTCAGTTCACTCGTTTTTATTTTTGACTTTGAAGATTCATCTATATCGATGGCTTTCGAAAGGAGCTTCTGCACGCGCTGCTTTTCCAATACAGAGATAAAGACCACCGGTATGAAATCATGGATCCGGAGCCTCGCCTTAATTGCCTTTTCATACTCCGCAGCTGTCACACTTTTTTTATCTACCAGATCCCATTTGTTGACTCCTATGACGGCGGGCTTTCCATGTTCCATCGTGTACTCAACAATTTGCAGGTCCTGCTTCTCGACTCCTATGGAAGCATCGAAAAGAATTATTGCAGTGTTGCATCTCTCCACGGACTGGAAGGTCCTCAGTGCGCTGAAGAATTCTACCGATTCCTTTATTTTACTTTTTTTCCGGAGACCTGCGGTGTCGATGAGAATTATTTCTTCTCCCTGGAAACTTAGATGCGAATCGACGGAATCACGGGTCGTTCCCGGAACATTTGTGACTATCGAGCGATTCTCGCCAAGCAGCAGGTTCACAAAAGAGGATTTGCCGACATTAGGCTTCCCGATGACGGCTATCCTTCTCTCATCCGGAATATCTCTTCCTTCTTCTCCATCAGGTATAATTTCAATTACCTTGTCTAAAAGATCTCCGGTACTCCTGCCGAGCTGAGCTGAGATCCCCATGACATTCTCAAAACCGAGCTCAAAGAATTGACCGACGCTCTTCTCGTGTTTCACATCGTCGACTTTATTGACAGCAAGAAGGACCTGTTTGCTTTTCCT includes:
- the der gene encoding ribosome biogenesis GTPase Der: MATIAIIGRPNVGKSTLFNRFIGGRHAIVDDKPGVTRDRIYGTFEWRGKKFTVIDTGGFVPDSKNIFEQAIREQAQYAVDEADAIVLVVDARAGIHPVDKELSNILRRKSKQVLLAVNKVDDVKHEKSVGQFFELGFENVMGISAQLGRSTGDLLDKVIEIIPDGEEGRDIPDERRIAVIGKPNVGKSSFVNLLLGENRSIVTNVPGTTRDSVDSHLSFQGEEIILIDTAGLRKKSKIKESVEFFSALRTFQSVERCNTAIILFDASIGVEKQDLQIVEYTMEHGKPAVIGVNKWDLVDKKSVTAAEYEKAIKARLRIHDFIPVVFISVLEKQRVQKLLSKAIDIDESSKSKIKTSELNDYLLPLIGRTPPFSKTGREIKIKYVTQVESKIPTFAFFTNLPEEVSTTYRRFLENKIRERIAFEGVPIRVVFKQK
- a CDS encoding site-specific integrase, whose amino-acid sequence is MPTLIRAKTGIYHIVSTVNGKRVWRTTGTRIQSQAYEVFLKQTKPDGKLISECFVEVEPFVKANLSKSTSEIYDFTIKSLIRIIGDLPVNRVTHMLIEKYKVERIKEVKAETVNQAVRTIKAFFNILKRWKIIGENPCDGVKEMRIQEKIPVYLTEDELKKLIDCINDKWLKEIVIFAAMTGARLGEVLNVMWDDLDFARKTVLIRSSAVYHIKSGKVRVVPLNETVIRMLEHKRDREGLVFKGKRGGHAQDNHVSRSFRMAARVAKMKAGVHFHTLRHTFASLLVKKGVSLYQVQRLLGHSSPRVTEVYAHLQNSEMHDVVEKLDLNI
- a CDS encoding ABC transporter ATP-binding protein — its product is MLELNSLSKKFGSFTAVENLSLNIEPGEIYGFLGPNGAGKTTTIKVIATLLKPTSGIVRINDIDAHKFPREAKKYLSYVPDQPFLYEKLSGQEFLLFVARLYGMEKEDAMKSVKGVSEIFEVLPWLNKRIEDYSQGMRQRLILAAAMMHRPKLIVIDEPMVGLDPRGAETFKAQTRLAAQNGAAVFVTTHQLSLAKDICTRVGIIHKGRLVFEGSMQEFSGNGTEHLEKRYIELTS
- a CDS encoding tyrosine-type recombinase/integrase; translated protein: MVQGVTKQVLCVSDVAQFLGVPEADVLELIKKKLIPFVQIGETYRFYMPALHDWLMAKPYPINDSMIKTAISDMQFKNFADKYLEFVKENRAPKTLENAERVIRLATELFGEIILEKISLEHLRRYVEERRKNVSTATLSIDVRTLKAAMQLAVEWEYLQENPFKKFKNIRQERRAVKFLSRADMDKLLSAVREEYLKRLFIFAVLTCMRRGEIVFLRWDDVNFELRLINIHPADDHRTKFNKERSIPISPQIEELLKSIEHRGHYVFVNNKGERLLEDFVTKRFKAYCREIGLDESIHFHSLRKTGASWSAANGATPLAIRELLGHSSVKTTEIYLGVPSDSVRDAVERIKFNTPAE